The following are from one region of the Funiculus sociatus GB2-C1 genome:
- a CDS encoding HupE/UreJ family protein has protein sequence MTKIKPFNFFKLLPRYISVAALIGVGCLIAQKPAYAHHSMGGNVPSNFFEGFLSGLAHPLIGLDHFAFVIAIGLLAVGQVQGALIPAGFVLAAMVGTGIHLLSVDLPVTEIIIAVSAIAFGAMLVKQNKPNWILQIVLGAIAGLFHGYAYGEAIIGAGMTELFAYLLGFTLIQYGVAFGAFRFGSAATQKFNTQRLSFLQLAGLVISSIGVVFLASSIS, from the coding sequence ATGACTAAAATTAAACCCTTTAATTTCTTCAAGCTACTGCCAAGATACATAAGCGTCGCTGCTTTAATCGGGGTTGGCTGTTTAATTGCCCAAAAGCCTGCTTACGCTCACCATTCTATGGGCGGTAACGTACCTTCTAATTTCTTTGAAGGGTTCCTCTCAGGGCTGGCGCACCCGCTGATTGGCTTGGATCATTTTGCTTTTGTGATTGCTATTGGGTTACTGGCGGTTGGCCAAGTGCAGGGCGCACTGATACCAGCGGGATTTGTTCTAGCAGCAATGGTAGGAACTGGGATTCATTTACTGAGCGTTGATTTACCAGTAACAGAGATAATTATTGCTGTTAGCGCGATCGCATTTGGGGCGATGCTGGTAAAACAAAATAAACCTAACTGGATTTTACAGATAGTTTTGGGTGCGATCGCCGGTTTATTTCACGGTTACGCTTATGGTGAGGCGATTATCGGTGCTGGGATGACTGAGTTATTTGCCTACTTGCTAGGTTTTACTTTAATTCAGTATGGCGTTGCTTTTGGTGCTTTCCGGTTTGGTAGTGCGGCGACCCAGAAATTTAACACTCAACGTTTATCCTTTCTGCAACTCGCTGGTTTAGTTATATCTTCAATTGGTGTTGTATTCCTCGCGTCGTCAATTAGTTAG